A genomic region of Bacillus horti contains the following coding sequences:
- a CDS encoding phage holin family protein translates to MRWLLGILVNWATLMIVAGWLTKFSIDGAGVALLAAVILSIVNGIVRPILIFLTLPITVITLGLFLLVINAITLLITASFIDGFVIDGFGTAFIAGIIISILNTLIQKLVVNRVTR, encoded by the coding sequence GTGAGATGGTTGCTTGGAATTTTGGTCAATTGGGCTACACTTATGATTGTGGCCGGTTGGTTAACCAAATTTTCCATTGATGGTGCGGGAGTGGCTTTATTAGCGGCTGTCATTCTATCGATAGTTAATGGGATAGTTCGTCCTATTCTCATATTTTTAACACTACCGATTACCGTCATCACTCTAGGCTTATTCCTTCTTGTTATTAATGCGATTACCTTACTGATTACCGCATCCTTTATAGATGGCTTTGTTATTGATGGATTTGGCACGGCCTTTATTGCTGGGATAATCATTAGTATTCTAAATACATTGATTCAAAAGCTTGTCGTTAATCGAGTTACAAGGTAG